A genomic region of Solanum dulcamara chromosome 2, daSolDulc1.2, whole genome shotgun sequence contains the following coding sequences:
- the LOC129880614 gene encoding protein CYSTEINE-RICH TRANSMEMBRANE MODULE 6-like isoform X1, translating into MSSYNQNQAQGTGYPPQQQAGAFVAPPPPAGYPTRDVQADSSATLTTQSRGDGFWKGCCAALCCCCVLDACF; encoded by the exons atGAGTAGCTACAACCAAAACCAGGCTCAAG GAACAGGCTATCCACCACAGCAGCAGGCAGGTGCTTTTGTGGCTCCTCCACCGCCGGCTGGTTATCCAACCAGAGATGTACAAGCCGATTCCTCTGCTACACTCACTACTCAATCCAGAGGTGATGGCTTCTGGAAAGGATG TTGTGCTGCCTTGTGTTGCTGCTGTGTCTTGGATGCTTGTTTCTAA
- the LOC129880614 gene encoding protein CYSTEINE-RICH TRANSMEMBRANE MODULE 6-like isoform X2 — MSSYNQNQAQGYPPQQQAGAFVAPPPPAGYPTRDVQADSSATLTTQSRGDGFWKGCCAALCCCCVLDACF; from the exons atGAGTAGCTACAACCAAAACCAGGCTCAAG GCTATCCACCACAGCAGCAGGCAGGTGCTTTTGTGGCTCCTCCACCGCCGGCTGGTTATCCAACCAGAGATGTACAAGCCGATTCCTCTGCTACACTCACTACTCAATCCAGAGGTGATGGCTTCTGGAAAGGATG TTGTGCTGCCTTGTGTTGCTGCTGTGTCTTGGATGCTTGTTTCTAA